The Methylomusa anaerophila genome has a segment encoding these proteins:
- the asrB gene encoding anaerobic sulfite reductase subunit AsrB has translation MSNVYMPVRSRICKIIPHTATDYTFVMEYAGDVKPGQFFEVSIPKYGEAPISVSHIGENFVGLTIRRVGVVTNTIHNMKPGDALFVRGPYGNGFDLDLFRGQEIIVAAGGTGLAPVKGLVDYFSRHLSEVKSLTLLAGFKSPGDILFKEDLKSWQSVIPVTVTVDRSDDPAYRGRTGLITGCVKDVNISNIAGVQVIVVGPPLMMKFTVDEFLRRGVREENIWVSYERKMGCGVGKCGHCKMDDTYICLEGPVFNYAKAQKMFD, from the coding sequence AGGAGCCGGATCTGCAAAATCATCCCGCATACCGCGACAGACTATACCTTTGTCATGGAGTATGCCGGTGATGTCAAGCCCGGACAATTTTTTGAAGTCTCCATCCCTAAATATGGCGAAGCTCCTATTTCCGTAAGCCATATCGGGGAAAATTTCGTGGGGCTGACAATACGCCGCGTGGGCGTTGTCACCAATACCATTCACAATATGAAGCCCGGAGATGCACTGTTTGTGCGGGGACCGTACGGCAATGGTTTTGATCTTGACTTATTTAGAGGACAGGAAATAATCGTTGCCGCCGGCGGCACCGGGCTGGCGCCGGTAAAGGGACTTGTCGATTATTTTTCCCGGCATCTGTCGGAAGTTAAGTCGCTGACACTGCTGGCGGGGTTTAAGTCGCCCGGGGATATTTTGTTTAAAGAAGATTTAAAAAGTTGGCAGTCGGTGATTCCTGTTACCGTCACCGTCGACAGGTCGGACGATCCGGCATACCGGGGCCGGACCGGGCTTATTACCGGCTGTGTGAAAGACGTGAATATCAGCAATATTGCCGGGGTGCAGGTGATTGTGGTCGGACCGCCGCTGATGATGAAGTTTACCGTGGACGAATTCCTGCGCCGGGGAGTTCGGGAAGAAAACATATGGGTGTCTTACGAGCGGAAGATGGGCTGCGGCGTAGGCAAATGCGGCCACTGCAAAATGGATGATACGTATATTTGCCTGGAAGGCCCGGTATTCAACTATGCCAAGGCCCAAAAGATGTTTGATTAG
- the asrC gene encoding sulfite reductase subunit C, with amino-acid sequence MNIIVKDINKDINTKQLKKNAFRVTKERYKTAARIRVPGGHLDAQYLTVIKDIAETFGNGTVHFTTRQGFEIPGIDMDKIPEVNARLQPVIEGLGINQASPNTGYPAAGTRNVAACIGSRVCPFANYDTSALAQRIEQAVFPNDYHVKIALTGCPNDCIKSRMHDFGIIGMNEPQYDSYRCIGCQACVTNCKQRAAGALKFENFKVTRDDEKCLGCGECVLKCPTGAWTRDRKKLYQLVIMGRTGKKNPRIAQTFIKWVDEESIIKILKNTYGYIDRFIDRDAPGGKEHVGYIVDRTGYQVFREWVLKDVVLNPEAQVAQSVNW; translated from the coding sequence ATGAACATAATTGTCAAGGACATCAACAAGGACATCAATACCAAACAGCTAAAGAAGAATGCATTCCGGGTAACCAAGGAGCGGTACAAAACAGCGGCCAGAATCAGGGTACCGGGGGGACACCTTGACGCCCAATACCTGACAGTGATTAAAGATATAGCCGAAACCTTCGGCAATGGCACCGTGCATTTCACCACCCGGCAGGGTTTCGAAATTCCGGGTATTGATATGGATAAAATACCCGAGGTCAATGCCAGGCTGCAGCCGGTGATTGAAGGACTGGGAATCAACCAGGCAAGTCCCAACACCGGTTATCCGGCGGCAGGAACCAGAAATGTGGCCGCTTGTATCGGCAGCCGGGTGTGCCCCTTTGCCAATTACGATACCAGCGCTTTGGCCCAAAGAATCGAGCAGGCGGTGTTTCCCAACGATTATCATGTTAAAATTGCGCTGACCGGTTGTCCCAATGACTGCATCAAGTCCCGCATGCACGATTTCGGCATTATCGGCATGAATGAGCCGCAATATGACTCTTACCGCTGCATCGGCTGCCAAGCCTGTGTAACCAACTGCAAACAGCGGGCAGCCGGCGCCCTTAAGTTCGAAAACTTCAAAGTAACCAGAGATGACGAAAAATGCCTGGGGTGCGGCGAATGTGTCTTAAAGTGCCCTACCGGCGCCTGGACCAGAGACCGGAAAAAACTGTACCAACTTGTCATTATGGGCCGGACCGGCAAAAAAAATCCCCGCATCGCCCAGACGTTTATCAAATGGGTGGATGAGGAGAGTATCATCAAAATATTGAAGAACACCTATGGTTATATTGACCGGTTTATTGACAGGGATGCCCCCGGCGGCAAGGAGCATGTAGGCTATATTGTCGACCGGACAGGTTATCAGGTATTTAGAGAATGGGTCCTGAAAGATGTGGTACTAAACCCCGAAGCCCAGGTGGCCCAGTCTGTAAACTGGTGA